The Breoghania sp. genome has a segment encoding these proteins:
- a CDS encoding YbfB/YjiJ family MFS transporter gives MSQVASPSPTVFPVAIGGLCSLVASMGIARFMFTPILPFMVEDAGLTPGEGGLIASANFLAYMIGALAAASGRLNALLPGDRRTIFLSAIAVSAITTAAMGLFGNVAIFMIIRFISGLSSAYVLVFGSALVMDRINAAGRPELVALYFSGVGFGMAGSALLVAGLAAAGADWRTFWYAGGLVTVVLLAVCAVLVDPAPEPRRSRPTASARPSRQLVALYVSYGLFGFGYVITTTFISTMARMSPTLSPYETEIWAALGFAAIPSVALWVAAARRIGNARTYALACLVEACGVALTVVSDSGFVVVVGGMMVGGTFIAITAVGLMQARLLTRGDPQASVALMTASFGLGQMVGPTIAGLVHDVTGSFTLPSLAAATALVVASGLAILPFSDVETEAV, from the coding sequence ATGTCGCAGGTTGCATCCCCTTCCCCCACAGTCTTTCCCGTTGCCATCGGCGGGCTTTGTTCGCTGGTCGCCTCCATGGGCATCGCGCGTTTCATGTTCACCCCCATCCTTCCCTTCATGGTGGAGGATGCGGGACTGACGCCGGGTGAAGGCGGGCTCATCGCCTCCGCGAATTTCCTCGCCTACATGATCGGCGCGCTGGCCGCCGCCTCCGGACGGCTCAACGCGCTGTTGCCGGGCGACCGGCGCACGATCTTCCTGTCGGCCATCGCCGTTTCCGCCATCACCACCGCCGCCATGGGGCTGTTCGGCAATGTCGCGATCTTCATGATCATCCGTTTCATCAGCGGTCTTTCCAGCGCCTATGTGCTGGTCTTCGGTTCCGCGCTGGTGATGGACCGGATCAACGCTGCCGGACGTCCGGAGCTGGTGGCGCTCTATTTTTCGGGCGTGGGCTTCGGCATGGCGGGCTCCGCCCTTCTCGTGGCGGGCCTTGCGGCGGCTGGGGCCGACTGGCGAACCTTCTGGTATGCGGGCGGGCTCGTGACTGTGGTGTTGCTGGCCGTGTGCGCGGTGCTGGTGGATCCCGCGCCAGAGCCCCGCCGGAGCCGCCCCACGGCCAGCGCCCGCCCGAGCCGCCAGCTGGTGGCGCTTTATGTGAGTTACGGCCTTTTCGGCTTCGGATATGTCATCACCACCACCTTCATCTCCACCATGGCGCGGATGTCTCCCACCCTCAGCCCCTATGAGACGGAGATCTGGGCAGCCCTCGGGTTCGCCGCCATTCCCTCTGTCGCGCTTTGGGTGGCCGCGGCGCGCAGGATCGGCAATGCCCGCACCTATGCGCTTGCCTGCCTTGTGGAAGCCTGCGGCGTCGCGCTGACGGTGGTGTCAGACAGCGGCTTTGTCGTTGTTGTGGGCGGCATGATGGTGGGGGGCACCTTCATCGCGATCACCGCGGTGGGGCTGATGCAGGCGCGGCTTCTGACACGCGGCGACCCGCAGGCCTCCGTCGCGCTGATGACAGCGTCCTTCGGGCTGGGACAGATGGTCGGCCCGACCATCGCGGGTCTCGTCCACGACGTCACGGGCAGCTTCACCCTGCCCTCGCTTGCCGCGGCCACCGCGCTGGTCGTGGCGTCCGGCCTCGCCATCCTTCCGTTTTCCGATGTGGAAACGGAAGCGGTCTGA
- the parA gene encoding ParA family partition ATPase produces the protein MAGRIITIAQQKGGSGKTTLTAHLAVALATGRGINVAVLDVDPQGSLGEWLEAREATLGEDKTGLLFRTASGWGARREARSMARDFDYVIVDTPPKSDREARPAIEVADLVAIPVQPSPVDVWASAQTLDMAAAEKVPAIIVLNRVPPRAALTEEMVDALAKLSPMTASTRLGNRVAFASSMGDGLTVTETAPSSKAASEIAALSDEVKKLLRKKQAA, from the coding sequence ATGGCAGGCAGGATCATCACGATTGCCCAACAAAAGGGCGGTTCCGGCAAGACCACACTCACGGCGCATCTGGCTGTGGCCCTCGCCACCGGGCGCGGCATCAACGTCGCCGTCCTCGATGTGGACCCGCAAGGGAGCCTGGGGGAATGGCTGGAAGCACGCGAGGCGACGCTCGGCGAGGACAAGACGGGCTTGTTGTTTCGCACCGCCAGCGGTTGGGGCGCGCGGCGCGAAGCCCGCTCCATGGCGCGCGACTTTGATTATGTGATCGTCGATACGCCGCCAAAATCCGACCGCGAGGCCAGACCGGCCATCGAGGTTGCCGATCTGGTGGCCATTCCGGTCCAGCCCTCACCGGTCGATGTGTGGGCGAGCGCCCAGACGCTGGACATGGCGGCAGCGGAAAAGGTGCCCGCGATCATCGTTCTCAACCGGGTGCCCCCACGCGCGGCCCTGACGGAGGAAATGGTGGACGCTCTGGCGAAGCTCTCCCCGATGACGGCCAGCACGCGGCTCGGCAATCGGGTGGCCTTTGCCTCCTCCATGGGGGACGGGCTGACGGTGACCGAGACCGCCCCCTCCAGCAAGGCGGCAAGCGAAATCGCGGCGTTGAGCGATGAGGTGAAGAAGCTCCTTCGCAAGAAACAGGCAGCCTGA
- a CDS encoding response regulator encodes MATNDHSIQSVLIVAPVGSFTQLLEQMLPGIGTTGITTIDDVEAAHHWLRRNSVDAVLVDAALARAGAATFAKEVRADVTLENRCTPLVLLSASGSPALMQQALKAGFDTVLPKPLQRRHLSEVFCRLSTTTRVYIRSPSGYCGPDRRRPNVDPASQPRKDAPDRRENGGFQIVTANGPIKLDELRALHRGPREKANMAVLLIRGNKVVDGYRLHSEQLAERMAG; translated from the coding sequence ATGGCGACGAACGACCATTCCATCCAAAGCGTTCTCATTGTTGCACCCGTTGGCAGCTTCACGCAGTTGCTGGAGCAAATGCTGCCCGGGATCGGAACAACCGGCATTACAACGATTGATGATGTGGAAGCGGCGCATCACTGGCTTCGGAGAAACTCCGTCGACGCCGTTCTCGTCGATGCGGCCCTCGCCAGGGCCGGGGCGGCCACATTCGCCAAGGAAGTGCGCGCCGACGTCACCTTGGAAAACAGGTGTACGCCGCTTGTCCTGCTCAGCGCGTCGGGGTCTCCCGCGCTCATGCAACAGGCGCTCAAGGCCGGGTTCGACACGGTCCTGCCCAAACCGCTCCAGCGCAGACACCTGAGCGAGGTTTTCTGTCGGCTCAGCACGACGACGCGGGTCTATATTCGCTCGCCGTCGGGCTATTGCGGACCGGATCGGCGCCGCCCGAACGTTGACCCGGCATCGCAGCCTCGAAAAGATGCCCCGGACCGGCGCGAAAACGGAGGCTTCCAGATCGTGACCGCGAACGGCCCAATCAAGCTGGACGAGCTTCGCGCCCTTCATCGCGGCCCGCGGGAGAAGGCGAACATGGCCGTGTTGCTGATACGCGGCAACAAGGTCGTGGACGGATACCGCCTGCACTCAGAACAACTGGCCGAGCGCATGGCTGGTTGA
- a CDS encoding haloacid dehalogenase type II: protein MSHSAYVFDAYGTLFDVHAAVRKHEEAVGPDANLVSMIWRAKQLEYSWTRTMMGRYRDFWELTEQALDYALAAVPTADTSMRAALLEAYHRLDCYGEVPEVLKQLRDSGAKLAILSNGTPEMLAGAVSAAGLDGVLDEVFSVDPLRAYKTDERVYEMVTNHFRIYPETVSFQSSNRWDIAGATNFGFRTVWINRTNLPDEYHDLPPNAVLPDLTGLAALG, encoded by the coding sequence ATGTCTCATTCCGCTTATGTCTTCGATGCCTATGGCACGCTTTTCGACGTGCATGCGGCGGTGCGCAAGCATGAGGAGGCGGTCGGCCCCGACGCCAATCTGGTGTCGATGATCTGGCGCGCCAAGCAGCTTGAATATTCCTGGACCCGCACCATGATGGGGCGCTACCGGGATTTCTGGGAGCTGACGGAACAGGCGCTCGACTACGCGCTTGCCGCGGTGCCCACGGCCGACACCTCCATGCGCGCCGCGCTTCTGGAGGCCTATCACCGGCTTGATTGTTACGGCGAAGTGCCGGAGGTGCTCAAGCAACTGCGCGACAGCGGCGCGAAGCTCGCCATCCTGTCCAACGGGACGCCGGAAATGCTGGCGGGCGCGGTTTCGGCTGCCGGTCTCGACGGGGTTCTGGACGAGGTTTTCTCCGTCGATCCCTTGCGCGCCTACAAGACCGACGAGCGCGTCTACGAGATGGTGACGAACCATTTCCGCATCTATCCGGAAACGGTGTCGTTCCAGTCGTCCAATCGCTGGGATATTGCGGGCGCGACGAATTTCGGGTTCCGCACCGTTTGGATCAACCGCACCAACCTGCCGGATGAATATCACGACCTGCCGCCGAACGCGGTTCTGCCAGATCTGACAGGGCTGGCCGCGCTGGGCTGA
- a CDS encoding branched-chain amino acid aminotransferase yields the protein MTEWSETWTWVDGAWHDGNPLIAGPSTHAMWMSSSVFDGARAFEGVFPDLDLHMARANASAQTMGMKATMAVGEMMELAREGASKFEPGVAVYIKPMYWAEKGGLGVIAPDPESTRFCMNLFAAPMPAADDSFSVTLSPYRRPTPETAMVDAKAGCLYPNNARAYVEAHDRGFDNALVRDMMGNVAELATANIFMAKDGVVYTPYPNGTFLNGITRQRIIKLLRGAGYEVREGNLRIEDFLEADEIFSTGNFSKVMPANRIEDRELEHGPIAKRARELYWEFAHA from the coding sequence ATGACGGAATGGTCAGAGACCTGGACGTGGGTCGACGGCGCGTGGCACGACGGAAATCCCCTGATTGCGGGGCCGAGCACGCATGCAATGTGGATGAGTTCGAGCGTGTTTGACGGGGCAAGGGCGTTCGAAGGCGTATTTCCGGATCTTGACCTGCACATGGCGCGCGCCAATGCCTCCGCGCAGACCATGGGCATGAAGGCGACCATGGCCGTGGGGGAGATGATGGAACTTGCGCGCGAAGGCGCGTCCAAGTTCGAGCCGGGCGTCGCGGTCTACATCAAGCCGATGTATTGGGCGGAAAAGGGCGGTCTGGGCGTCATCGCGCCGGATCCGGAAAGCACCCGCTTCTGCATGAACTTATTTGCGGCGCCGATGCCTGCGGCGGATGACAGCTTTTCCGTGACGCTCTCGCCCTACCGTCGTCCCACGCCGGAAACCGCGATGGTGGATGCCAAGGCCGGTTGCCTCTATCCCAACAACGCGCGCGCCTATGTGGAAGCCCATGACCGTGGCTTCGACAATGCGCTTGTGCGCGACATGATGGGTAATGTGGCGGAGCTGGCAACCGCCAACATCTTCATGGCCAAGGACGGCGTGGTCTACACCCCGTATCCCAATGGCACCTTCCTCAATGGCATCACCCGTCAGCGCATCATCAAGCTGCTGCGCGGCGCGGGCTATGAAGTCCGTGAGGGCAACCTGCGGATCGAGGATTTCCTGGAAGCCGACGAGATCTTCTCCACCGGCAACTTCTCAAAGGTGATGCCGGCCAACCGCATCGAGGATCGCGAACTGGAGCATGGCCCGATCGCCAAGCGCGCCCGCGAACTCTACTGGGAATTCGCCCACGCCTGA
- a CDS encoding VOC family protein has product MEQRISLITLGVDDLATARAFFEAGLGWHRAAFESEKIAFYQCGSMALALFGRADLAADAGLDLPEGADDADFQAVTIAWNGRSEAEVDSVFEEAVAAGAQPLKSPHRVFWGGYSSYVRIPGSPHLLEIAYNPGVTLDQDGRICLP; this is encoded by the coding sequence ATGGAACAGCGAATTTCCCTGATCACTCTTGGCGTCGATGACCTTGCCACGGCACGGGCCTTCTTTGAAGCGGGCCTGGGGTGGCACCGCGCGGCGTTCGAGAGCGAGAAAATCGCCTTCTACCAGTGCGGCTCCATGGCGCTTGCGCTGTTTGGACGGGCGGATCTGGCCGCGGATGCCGGACTGGACCTGCCGGAGGGGGCCGATGACGCCGATTTTCAGGCCGTCACGATCGCGTGGAACGGGCGCAGCGAAGCGGAGGTGGACAGCGTTTTCGAAGAGGCTGTCGCTGCGGGCGCGCAACCGCTGAAATCCCCGCACAGGGTGTTTTGGGGCGGGTATTCCTCTTATGTGCGCATTCCGGGCAGCCCTCACCTTCTGGAGATCGCCTACAATCCGGGCGTCACGCTGGATCAGGACGGGCGTATCTGCCTGCCGTGA